The Nicotiana sylvestris chromosome 6, ASM39365v2, whole genome shotgun sequence genomic sequence GGTGACAAACATAAGCAATGAGACAAAGAACAAAAGGAAATGACTAATACTCGAGAAGGAAAATACTTAGGGGATATGTTCCACTTCTTTGGGAATGGTAGAAACTCTgaaaggaagaaataaatcaatttaaaactttttaaaattatagaaaaattataaagaccttgtgcatgcttatatatgcctatacatactattttgaaagtatatatgtctataaaaatatataggaaaaaattgggtatcaatagctgcccctttttactcgggaaggatgaaagagttttcgggtaaagaaatgatggcaaaTTTTGACCAGCGGGATGCTTTGGAatcattgcaagaacggacacaaGGTATCGAAGAGGATATGTTGAGCGGTTAGAACTCGGGACatttgaaggaactggagcgagatcgctcctgctaggatagtggttgcttactggttacctgcagataaaagatgctacaaacatgtatttgcgaaaaattaaacatgatgcaaattccctttggaccatgaaggttgtcttcgtatggttaaagatgacgtcctaaGACCATGACGTCTTGGGCCTTGAATTGTTCGGTGAGGGATTTGTAggtcatgaaatgatgttctcaggctgtgaagatggtgccttcgaaccatgacgcctttaaataatgatatgcaaatttgagagatcctcaagccatggcatggtgtcttccggctatgaggatgatgcctttagactatgacgccttcggatagattagcgatattttagcccatgatatgcagtaatgatgttaacaagacaaggcttagtcttgcgaaatggagggcagagcttagcccgacagcagagcaaatagatagtgctaGAAATAGAGCAAATTTGTGCGAAAAGGGatagtgcttagtcccatgcgaatatgggggaggcaaggattagcctcatgcaagtattgagtcaaggattagtctcattcaagtatggaggcagggaatagcctcatggagtcaaggaatagactcatgcaaatatagaggcaaagattagccttatgcaagtatggaggcaggtattagcctcatgtaagtatggaggcagggaatagtctcatgcaagtatgaggcagggattagcctgatgcaattatggaggcaggaattagcctcatggagtcaaagattagactcatgaaaatagagagacatggattagcctcatgcaagtatggagtcagggattagactcatgcaaatatggagtcatggattagactcatgcaaacgaggtagggattagcctcatgcaagtatggaggtagggattagcctcatgcaagtatggaggtagggattagcctcatgcaaatagggaggcagggattagcctcatgcaattatggaggcagggattagcctcatgcaaatatagaggcagggattagcctcatggagtcaagtattagactcatgcaaatagtgaggcagggattagcctcatgcaagtatggagtcagggattagactcatgcaaatatggatgcagggattagcctcatgcagagagcaagtagcaaataagagtagtatatatcttagctggagatatattcggtgtctgatggcctgatCGATAGTGATCTCTTTGTGTATACATATTTGCGGATGCTATCGTTACGTAAAATGTGCctacgttcaaagaaaaattgtaagttttgtgaggggaggttggttcgtgctttgtctgccggccttgctttgctccgttctgaaagccctttcgagttcccctaggtaacacctgaccattatggaaatagagttttcgaaaaatatgcaatcattgataaaaatagagttattttagaaacatattgatatatcaagtaattttaaaTGAACTAGTaactgtaacacatttcaaaggcatttcAACTCTCTTAtattgaaattttgagggtcctcttaaACATTCTGTCCTAGTTTGGTGGATGGTCTTTTGATTGTTTGCGGATAATAAGCCTTGCTGAGTctttttcggaattttgagaatccttatcaaaattctgccccagtttccttaACTGATTGTTGACCGTCTAACACCTGttggcattggctggacttgctccggaattttgagggtcctcctcaaaattctgccccagtttttgtgATTGGGGAAattgaaattttattatgatatgaccaaacccataaggctgcctacgtatcccctcttaaacgggaaacaggtcaaacgtagttcaattacatcaaatgaggaaatgcaaaataatctaggcatagtatctcttgactacgtctgaattgattagttttggccagatttctccatccatttctgcgagtatgagtgctcctcctatcagtaccctgtgaaccatgtacggaccttgccagttgggagagaatttccctttggtttcatcttgatgtgggaagattttcttcaataccagctgccctggtgcgaactgtcttggtttgacccttttgttgaaagctctggacattctgatTTGATAAAGTTGGCtatgacatactgcgttcatcctttttctatttataagggccaattgttcatagagactccttatccactctgcatcgctgagttcagcttcctgtatgattcttaaagaaggaaaatCCACTTCGGCGGGGATAACAGCCACGGTACCATAAATCAGCATGTAGGGAGTTACCCTGGTTGATGTGCAAAccgtggtgcggtaccccaatagagaaaagggtaacttctcatgccattgtttgtggttctctaccattttccttagtatcttcttgatgtttttgttggcggcttctacggctccattcatcttaggtttgtaggctgtagaattcttgtgcttgTTTTTGAAAGCTTCACACATAGATTTCATCAGATCagtgttgagattggcggcattatcactaataatggactcgggaactctgaatcggcagacaatacaatccttgacaaaatctgcgatgactttcttggttacagctttgtaagacgCAGTttctacccatttcgtgaagtaatcaatggctaccagaataaacctgtgtctgttTGAAGTAGttggctcaatcggaccaataatatccattccccaggcggcgaatggccaaggtgagcttgttgcattgagctcatttggcggcacttttatcatgttggcatgcacttgacattgaaagcatttgcggacatactgaatgcaatccgtctccatggtcatacaaaagtaacctgccctgagtatcttcttagccaaaacgaaaccattcatgtatGGGCCATAGGTCctagcatgcacatcctcaagcagtttagaagcttcctttgcgtcgacacatcttagtaaacccagatcgggagttcttctatacagatTTCCTTCTCTGTGGAataagtgattggacaatctccggagtgtgcgtttctgagtgtgatttgcatgctccggatattctcccttcgacaaatactccttgatgtcatggaaccaaggctttccatctgtttcttcttcaatatgagcacaatatgccgacTGATTATAGAtcttcaccggaatgggatcaatataattcttatttggatgttgtatcatagatgacaaggtggccaatgcatcggcaaactcattctgaattctgggcacatgtcggaattctatcttcgtgaacctctttctcaattcctgcacatggtgcagatatggcaatatcttggaattcttggtggcccactctccttgtacctggtgcacaagcaaatttgAATCACTGACcaccagcaactcctgaatgttcatcttgattgccatgttgagccctagtatgcaggcttcatattccgccatattgttggtgcaagaaAATctaagtttagcagataccggataatgttgacccatttctgataccaaaactgctccaatgcccactcctttgaaatttgcaactccgtcaaagaacatcctctaaCCATTGTATGCTTCAGTAATGTATTCCCCTACGAACGACACTTCTTCATTAAGAAAATATGTTTGCAAAGGTTCGTATGCTCCTCCCAccagattttcagcaaggtgagtTGCCAATGCTTTCCCTTTGAccaccttttgagttacataaacaatatcgaactcacttaatagcatcagccatttagccaacttcctaaTAGGCAtgagtttctgaaatatgtacttcagaggatccatcctggatatgacgtatgtagtgtaggcacagaagtaatgtctcaattTCTGGGCTATCcgggtcaaagcacagcaagtgcgttcaagtaGAGAATACCGTGCATCATAAGgtatgaacttcttactcaagtaatatatgaagcgactaatatagttgagacgtcctaggaagctcatcgcatctttttttgctcttaggtggtgctaactcctgaatagccttgattTTAGACGGATCCAGTTTGATCCCTCGACGACTAACGATGAATCCtagtaactttcctgcgggaaccccgaatgcacactttgtggggttcaatttcaaattgtaccgccttagcctgtcaaagaactttcttagatccgCTATATGATCtgcggccttcttggatttgataatgacatcgtccacatacacctctatttctttgtttatcaTATCATGTAacatggttgtcatggctctcatgtaagtggtcCCAGCATtttttagaccgaatggcatcatcttataacagtatacaccccacagtgtgatgaaagttgtcttctctgcatcttcttcatccatccaaatctggtgataacccacgaagcaatctacaaagtattggagttcatgcttggcacagttatcgatcaggatgcgTATATTCGACAGCaggaagtcatccttgggacttgctctattcaaatctcgatagtcaacacatacttggACCTTCTtgtccttcttcggaactggcacaatgttagctaactagGTTGGATATTCaactaccctgagaactttggctttgatttgcttggtatcttcctctttgatttttaggctcatatctggtttgaactttctgagtttctattttactggcggacacatgggattagtagcaacttgtgagccactatgaaagtgctcaaaccggtcatgtcatcatatgaccatgcgaaaatgtcctcatattcttttagaaaatgaatgtactcttccttctctgtttgtgacaagtgaatgctgatgcgggtctctttgacggtctcggCATCTCCCAAACTTACTacttcggtctcgtccagattagacttaggcttattctcaaaattttcaacttccctgaaaatttcctcgggtatctcatcttcttcctctgaatcactattctcatgttgcgttgcctcattaaagccacagtcactggttcatcaggaaaagtaataataatgatgtagaaagaaaaaatgtaaagatggtggtgaataataaagagcaaaatgcatttgattaaaacttgaaaaattgtCCAGACAAAGTACGGCTCGATAAATCgggcatttattttgaaacaagtaaaacttaacacaaaattacgggaaatcttaaatgcttagaatggcttatagaagtaaatttgccaagctacccagggactcggcgggctcgggatggtgtggcagtccagtttCTGAAAAtagctcccttctccacagtctgaatagtgaggccttcttcctcctcctcctcaattatggcaccgcagtccatgtcctcatcctccaagaacaaattcttgaACTCAGCTAGTGCATCTTCTtctacagttccccatattgtgtcagcttggtgaaaagcttgttccaagcGTGGCACtagctgctcaagagggtaatatggtccacgccatggagacgaccaatcattgtactcttgccaTATATACTGGTATCTGAGCCCAAAGATGGTACCATAATTTTTCagttgtattggtttggtgataccttggaggttctttcccaatcctttgccgggttcatatcctGACCATGCTAgcatgctttctattttgttactccaccacttatccttctcgatggcattgacccgttcaatgtgatgataggtttcccctcctagccttcttttaTGTCCAATggtcgggatggtttgactagtgtagatggggttacttccatctccgtgaatgattacctcctggcggttccattcaaactttatggcttgatgtagtgtggaagccacggctccagcagcatggatccatggcaggcccaacaaaagattatatgaggctagtatgtcaagcacttgaaattcaacatcgaaccaagttggccccatctggaagcaaaggttgatttccctgatcgtggccctctgggacccatcgaaagccttcacattcatgcttcctgcatgtatctcatggaaacctttgtccaaccttttcagagtgtccaatggataaatatttaggctcgaacctccgtcaaccaagaccctagcaatgaacttgtcttcaaattgcaccgtaatatgcaatgctcgattgtgatttagtccatcggatggtagctcatcttcgtggaagatgatcttatgactttctagtacttgCCTAACCATGTTGGCCATATCTCCACCaatgatgttattgggtacataagcctcgcttaaCACTTTCATtaaggcgttcttgtgtgcctctaaattctgcaatagtgacaggatagatatctgagcagggaatTTGTTCAGGTAGTCAACAACAGAGTACTCCTTTGCCTATACTTTCCTCCACATGTCATCTGGtccggtctcaatgataggctaccTAGTAGTGGCGTCCTTACTTGGACCTCCTAGGTATTTCGATGTATAAACTCTTctggttctagtcattccttgtgcagcgtcagattcctctaccttggacttcccttttcgccgagcctcggcaacataatcccatggtatttcttttgagttgaatgggggtgtggttgatactatcatagtgaaaggtgtgaccacttctacttcaaatggagcaggGGTCTCTGCGGGCGAAGCTATTtccacctcaaatggaactgatgcagttacctcaacctcgattggtgcctgagtctgaaccacaataggagtaagtgtgactgcaaccttaacGCCAGCGCCTTCTCGAATAAACCCGATCAACCCCTTAGGGTCCTATTCTTCATTTTGTCTCTATCACATATACAtcatcacctctgtgatcagggaggggattattgcggacattaggtgcggtttcctttgcttgtatgaccttgttgtcaattagcgtctggatcttatccttcaatgtttggcacttaatagtggtgtgccctttcataccgaaatagtatgcacaagttttgttcggattgaaccattgggatggattttctaatgccacagcggtAACAGGAATGATGTAACATGCGGCTTTCAGcatttcatacagttggtcgatgggctcagcaatggcagtgtattgtctgggtggcttgcaatcaaagttgggtcttggtcttggataattttggctaGCTGGTGGTGATTAGAAGTGGGATGGTTAGGAGTTATAGGTATGatagacagtggctggttgggaatatctgggagatgaaagTTGATATATAGGTGGTgatgtttgatatgtgggtggaggtgtttgatatgtgggtggaggtgtctgataggtaagtggagattttgggccctgggccaccattatcGCCCCAACATCTCTCTGCTTTGATATACCACCTGATTGTAgcgccttattcgtggcttgcagtgcctcgaaGTTCGATACCATCtcactcttgattccttcttcgattctttctctaaTTTTAATGATgttagagaatttgtgattttgataaccatcaacctctcataatattgtggatcatgtgccctgacgaagaatttattcatctgttcttcataAAAGAGGGCCTGACTTTggccgcttctgacctccaacgagtagcgtattcacggaaagtctcagtaggtttcttcttaagattttgaatGTATAAAATATTCgatgcattttctgtgttgaacctgaaccggtccatgaaatccgacgtcatgcttacccaattggaccatttcttgggattttggctgatataccaagaccaAGCATCCCCAgcaagactcctcataaagagcttcatcctgatcttttcatctttctcgaccccaacaagcttgtcacaataggtccttagatgatcCATGGGGTCACCTgtgccatcaaacatttcgaacttgggaggtttgtactcCTCTAGCAGTTCAACATCcggctgtatgcacagatcttcatagttcaaaccttttatTCCTTTGTCGCCCTCAACACCTtaaactcggcttgttaacttcttaagttcttcagccatgtttttaatgagcaagtCCTTCTCGGAAGATTCCGGTGTATATGAGTGAGTACAGTtttcacatatatagggttgctctgatgggtgccaggaacctaggtgtaatgatggtcattggtggagttttggggatcgggaatgggttgtggtgtgttttggggagtgtggtaagtggtggttggtgggtactaaattggttgatgatgatgttgcggtggagttggtattggcagcggattgatattttggggtggagtagcgtattgatttggtgtggtaggattttgtggttgttggttttgtgtgttctggggaggtgctgggttctttgtgttttgttggtggatatcggggacattgaggatgagtgacaagtttgcaaagttgcgaacctgctcaagttctctttgtaattccagtatcttttgttctaatctcaagactagatcatttggggccggagtactacggctatttgaagtttctgcattctcaattttctcctttcgaataccacttaagtcatccatatttgcttgtcctctaccttttgtattgcttggaggaggaggaggaggtggagggcctctggatctggtatgatacgctgatgaggccagtatgagtgaaccaacccaaggggatgggaataataaaaataagaaaaaaaacaaaaaaggaaacaagttagtgaggatcctTAAATGTTTGctgtatttaaacacatattgtagaaatgtaaattcatgacctactttgggaacctcattgtgcccgaggtgggactagcgacaaataaacttggagaacttttaatgccaataaatgcttcatttcataatataaaaataggcgaatcccaaaatgacactaagataTGATAAAATAAGTCATTactagcacttggccttattacattttaggaaaaagtaaataaatctagcctatttggtcccagaaggaccttccccagattcaatcttccggactccatcatatagatcccccagctcgcacagccccagcagcaagtaggctctagccagatgtcctccttcaactccttcagcgttctggcaattttcaatTCTCTTCatgactttaccttccagctccactattcctcgcttcagatattccagtttcctgttggaagtgacttccatttctttccattcctcgatcaacctcacattcctctcatgtatttcccgttGCCCATTCTCAGAGTCATGGACCCTtttgcgcagcctgttgtatttgacttgagcttcagcttcttcatctatgattttgttccctcgaccggcccctggtgtcaccattccttttagattgtcctctaaccatgcCGGGTAGAAAGGCTCGCACgctgcatgatacctgtctggctcaatggtgttcttctccacaatgattttgtagttccacatatgttgagcttggcacttgtaagggacatcgtcatcttgaaagtctgccctgaaatgactcatcttgacaacccttggtacaacctgttttttgcctgcttgcctcataa encodes the following:
- the LOC138871652 gene encoding uncharacterized protein; this encodes MMPFGLKNAGTTYMRAMTTMLHDMINKEIEVYVDDVIIKSKKAADHIADLRKFFDRLRRYNLKLNPTKCAFGVPAGKLLGFIVSRRGIKLDPSKIKAIQELAPPKSKKRCDELPRTMDPLKYIFQKLMPIRKLAKWLMLLSEFDIVYVTQKVVKGKALATHLAENLRMFFDGVANFKGVGIGAVLVSEMGQHYPVSAKLRFSCTNNMAEYEACILGLNMAIKMNIQELLVVSDSNLLVHQSAYCAHIEEETDGKPWFHDIKEYLSKGEYPEHANHTQKRTLRRLSNHLFHREGNLYRRTPDLGLLRCVDAKEASKLLEDVHARTYGPYMNGFVLAKKILRAAIDYFTKWVETASYKAVTKKVIADFVKDCIVCRFRVPESIISDNAANLNTDLMKSIYCPSSQCSSLLEGVDREDLQTDAIFRARMAQALEGHMGGFPKTIELRPLGRDENLSSLIEPSALGKPEVVTESTKSRVPDSDSLYQLRDYPKDDDLEFMAHESTLDEKEKSATERDVHKVDPLVARGSNGEMEATVSREAAPVLKEVASVIDIMEKPSYTNSMLEEAQEGKEKSNEVQEKVDFIDRLRAEIDEVKAVIEAWRGRMDLLSLEKEVAKAEPAFARDQLRVAKDKANKWSRKMMNSRRS